CAGGCCCTTGTCTTCGCCGTTGATGGAAATGGAAAAGGCCGCGCCCTGCTCGTTGAGCATCTTCGCCACCAGTTGCCGCAGCAATTCAAACTGCGGCGAGAGCTCGGCGCGCGCGGCCTCGGGCTTGTAGACATCACCGGCCGGCTTTTCGCCGCCCAGGGACACCTTGTCGCCGGCGCCGCCGACGGAAGCGCTCTCCAGAGCCTTGTCCCGCAACTTGTCGAGCTTGCCGCGACCAGTGTCCTCGGCTTTGACGGCGGCATGCTTGAGCGCGCCCAACGATGACGGATCGACTCCCTTAACCATGGCGAACCTCCCTGGAAGTTGCGGCCGTCATCCCTGGCGGCCGGTGGGTGGACAAAGAGGCGCGCGGGCGCCCCGCTTCTTATCGGCGAACCAGGCGTGAATGTTTAGAAAAATGAACCTGCTTGCGATTGACAGAGATGTTTCGGCGGAATAATGTGGCGGTTGCGGCTCTCCCCAACAAATTAACCTCGCGAAGGAATCCAACCATGCCTCAGGACATTCGCTGGCGCCAGCGTTTCGACAACTACCTCAGGGCGCTGGAAACCTTGCGGCGCGGCGTTGGGCTAGCGCAGCAACGGGATTTGTCCGAACTGGAACAGCAGGGCCTGATCCAAGGCTTCGAGTTTACCCATGAACTGGCCTGGAATGTCCTCAAAGATTATCTGGAAGACATGGGCGTCGCGGGAATCGTCGGCGCCAAAGGAGCAACGCGCGAGGCGTTCAAAAACGCCCTGATCGCGGAAGGCGACGCCTGGATGGAGATGATCAGGGCGCGCAATCTCAGCTCCCACACCTACAACCCCGAAACGGCGAAGCAGATTGTCGAGACGATTCTCGCGCGCTTTTTCCCCGCCTTTGAGCAACTGGCAGAAACATTTTCCAACTTGGCGAAAGCCGGAGACCCTTAATGCGCTTCGGCCTGCAACAGCAAACCATCGCAAGCATCCAAGCCGTTCTTGCGCGCCACCCGGCCGTGGAAAAAGCGCTGCTCTACGGCTCGCGGGCCAAGGGAACCTACAAACCGGGATCGGACATCGACCTGTGCCTTGAGGGCGCAGCCCTCGGCCCCCAAGAGCTCGCCCGCATCGACGACGAACTCGACGATCTGCTGCTCCCCTACCAGATCGATCTGTCTTTGCTCGCAGACATCGACCATCCCGCGCTACGCGAACACATCGCGCGCGTCGGCGTGGTTTTTTATGAGCGAAAACAGTCCGCACCAGATTAATACGACACCCCACCGCCAAAACGCGACCCAATGAATTGAGCAAACCCAAATTGACACATGGCAAAGATTGCCATATTCTTCGTAGAATAAATTCTCACGCAGGGAGGCACCCATGGCGACCATGAATATATCCTTGCCCGATCGGATGAAAAACTGGGTCGAAGAATGCGTCAAATCCGGACGCTACGCCAACGCATCCGACTACGTTCGCGACCTGATCCGGCAGGACCACATGAAACTGGAGCAATTGCGGCAGGCGTTGATCGAAGGGGAAAATTCCGGTCCGTCCGCCAGGATGGACATCGAAGCCTTTATCGCGAAGAAAAAGGGCTCCCTCGCCTTATGAGGAGAATCCTTTTATCGCCAAGGGCCAAACTGGATCTGAGTGAAATCTGGGATTACACCCTTTGGCAATGGGGCGGCGAACAAGCCGAAAAATATGTGCGGGAACTCTGGTCAGCCATGGAAAATTCCGCAACAGACCCCGCAAGGTGCCCCGACATTGGCGACGTAAGAAGCGGATATCGAAAAACCAGGGCCGGTTCTCATGTCATCTTCTTCAAGGTGACGGATGATGCCATCGAGGTTGTGAGAATATTGCACCAGAAAATGGATTTTGACCGTCACATTCTCCGCCACGAATGACCACCTTGGCGCCCACCCAAATCAAGGCGTCCGCCGGGAGGCGACCCGCCGCACTCCGCCGTCGGATTTCTTGACCGCCCCAAAGTATGACATATCATCACACCAAGCCGACGCCGAGGAGTCTTTCATGGCTAAGACAAAAATCACCGTCACTCTTGATGAAAAAATCGTGCACGAGGTCGATCAGCTGGTCAGCCGACGGGCATTTCCAAGCCGCAGCCGCATCATCGAAGATGCCGTTCGCGAAAAATTGGCACGGATATTCCGGAATCGGCTGGCGCGCGAATGCGGCAAACTCGACGCAAGGTTTGAAAAGAGTCTCGCCGAAGAAGGTGTGGGGGAGGAGCTTGCCGAATGGCCCGAATACTGAGGGGCGATATCCGCTGGGCCGACCTCAACCCCGCGCGCGGCAACGAGCAGGCGGGGCTGCGGCCGGTCCGCATCATCAGCGCCGATGTTTTCAACGAACGATCCGGTACGGTGATCGCCATGGCGATCACCAGTCAGCCACAGCGCGCCGGATTCCCTCTGACTCTGGAACTTTCCGCAAGCGGCCTGCCGAAAAAATCCTGGGTCAAGATCAGCCAGGTGCGCACTCTCGCCGTGGAGCGTATCGGCAAGAAGCTCGCCCAGGCCGACCCCGAAGAACTGGCCGAGATGATCGAGGGGCTGAGCGAGATTGTGGGTTAGGCGGGACGCGACCCGCCGAATTCTTGCCCCTGCCGCGGATCGAAGGTAAGATTTCAACCAATGCCGTAAACGGCGATTCATACCGCCGCGAACGCAAAGAGAGGGCTGCGATGCCGACAATTTCGATGTTTTACGGTCTGATCATTCGCATGTACTATGCGCCAGGCGAACATCCACCGCCACACTTCCACGCGTACTACAACGAGTTCAAAGCGACCTTTGATATCCGCTCTTGCGAAATGATCGAAGGCAACCTCCCCAAGAAACAAACCAAACTCGTACTGGCCTGGGCCGAACTTCACCAGGATGAACTCATGGCCAACTGGACTCTACTCATGAACGGTGAAGAACCGTTCAAAATCCAGCCACTTCAGTAAGGAGGACCCTATGCACCCCGCCGTTAAAAACGTCGTTCCCGAAGACAATCACACTCTGACCATCGTCTTCGACAATGGCGAAACCGGCAAGCTTGACATGAATCCCTTGCTGGAATTCGGTGTTTTCCAGAAGATCAAGGATCTCAGTGTTTTCCGGCGCGTGCGTGTCTCCTTTGACACCATCGAATGGGATTGCGGGGTCGACCTGGACCCGGAATATGTTTACCGAAAATGCATGGAAAACAAGGGTCATTAACTATCTTGATGCTTATCGACTCCCACCCCCCCGCCGCCCGCCCAACAGGCCGCGGAAGCTCGCACGGCGAGCTTGGCAAGCGGCGCCTTTCCCGCCGAAACGGCGCACCA
This sequence is a window from Geoalkalibacter sp.. Protein-coding genes within it:
- a CDS encoding nucleotidyltransferase substrate binding protein; the encoded protein is MPQDIRWRQRFDNYLRALETLRRGVGLAQQRDLSELEQQGLIQGFEFTHELAWNVLKDYLEDMGVAGIVGAKGATREAFKNALIAEGDAWMEMIRARNLSSHTYNPETAKQIVETILARFFPAFEQLAETFSNLAKAGDP
- a CDS encoding nucleotidyltransferase family protein; protein product: MRFGLQQQTIASIQAVLARHPAVEKALLYGSRAKGTYKPGSDIDLCLEGAALGPQELARIDDELDDLLLPYQIDLSLLADIDHPALREHIARVGVVFYERKQSAPD
- a CDS encoding type II toxin-antitoxin system ParD family antitoxin, translating into MATMNISLPDRMKNWVEECVKSGRYANASDYVRDLIRQDHMKLEQLRQALIEGENSGPSARMDIEAFIAKKKGSLAL
- a CDS encoding type II toxin-antitoxin system RelE/ParE family toxin; translated protein: MRRILLSPRAKLDLSEIWDYTLWQWGGEQAEKYVRELWSAMENSATDPARCPDIGDVRSGYRKTRAGSHVIFFKVTDDAIEVVRILHQKMDFDRHILRHE
- a CDS encoding CopG family ribbon-helix-helix protein; the encoded protein is MAKTKITVTLDEKIVHEVDQLVSRRAFPSRSRIIEDAVREKLARIFRNRLARECGKLDARFEKSLAEEGVGEELAEWPEY
- a CDS encoding type II toxin-antitoxin system PemK/MazF family toxin is translated as MARILRGDIRWADLNPARGNEQAGLRPVRIISADVFNERSGTVIAMAITSQPQRAGFPLTLELSASGLPKKSWVKISQVRTLAVERIGKKLAQADPEELAEMIEGLSEIVG
- a CDS encoding DUF4160 domain-containing protein, which gives rise to MPTISMFYGLIIRMYYAPGEHPPPHFHAYYNEFKATFDIRSCEMIEGNLPKKQTKLVLAWAELHQDELMANWTLLMNGEEPFKIQPLQ
- a CDS encoding DUF2442 domain-containing protein yields the protein MHPAVKNVVPEDNHTLTIVFDNGETGKLDMNPLLEFGVFQKIKDLSVFRRVRVSFDTIEWDCGVDLDPEYVYRKCMENKGH